Sequence from the Meles meles chromosome 10, mMelMel3.1 paternal haplotype, whole genome shotgun sequence genome:
cattcattcattcattcattcattcattcatcattcattcattcatgggaCAGGTGAGGAGGAACTTTCTCCAGGAGCAGGACGAAGTCTCCCCTGACTGTATATTCATGAGGACTGCACTTCAGGGCCGGGCAGACGCCCCTGAGAACACCGGCTCTGGGTCCCCCAAGGCTACGAGGGAAGGCATTTGGGCTGGACTTTGAGGCCTGGGCTTCCGTCTGGAGGCGGAGGGCCTGGCAGCAGGAAGTGGGAGATGTTGGGACAAGGACTGGGTCCCCGGAGGCCTGAGGCGCGGGGACGCAGACGCCGGGAAGGAGAATGGAAAGCCAGCCCTGTGAGAGGTTCGGGGGTGAGGCTTCACAGAAGGTCGTCCGCAGGGGGCGACAGCACCGCACTGACAGCGGCCCTGTCGTGGGGAGGACCCCGTGGGGAGGACCCCGTGGGGGAGGACGTGCCGGACCTCGGTGAGGACTGAACCGAAAAGGCCTGAGGCAAGGCAGGGGCGATGTAGGAAGGCCAGAGCCGGGCTGCGGGGGGCggaggggtgtgggtgtgggagggGGCAGGACCGCCCTGGAGGACAATGTTGAAGAAAGGACAAGAGCGCGAGAAGCAATGCACgaaggggtggggcggggggaggacgCTGGGCCGGTCAAAGGCAAGTCCTACATTTCAGAATGCCAGGGATGCCCTTGAATGAACCGAGAGATGGAACACAATGGCCTGTTTGGGGTGAGAGGGTTCTGAGCTTAGCTCCGAAGAACGTGCGGACAAAAGTCAAAGTCACGTCGCGCCGAGGGGATCCAGACAGAGACGGTGGGCGCTCTGCACGCACGAACGCCTCGTGGATTTCGGTGGGGGGCAGCCCTGGCCTTTCTTCCTCGGatccccctttccttcttccttctcttgagGAAGTCACCGCAGCGCGGAGGTGAAACACCTGGAGCCGCGCCCCGCCCTCCCCCTCCCGCGCGGTGACCCGCGGTTGGGTGGCGACCCATGGGCTCATGGGCTCGGGGCTCAGGGTCTAAGCCTCATGCTTGCAAATCCTTGGGCTCGTCCGGCGTGAGCTTCATCAGTTTGTCCACGCAGAGCAGGATGAGGGTGAGGAACCACAGGCTCCAGCCCACGGCCGCCGCGATCCAGCCGTACTCGTCCACGCCCGTGTGGCAGCACCGAGCCGCCTGGGGGCAGAAGTCCACGTctgggggggaagggagagcaagAACAGCAGGGCGCATGGCACCCGCCCACCCAGCTCCTCCTCCGAGGGTTGTAAGAACAAGCAAGGGGTCAGAGGAGAGCTAGCGTTCACTAAAGGACGCCGCACCCTGTGTCAGGTGCTTCCCACAGGCTCCCGAGGCAGTAACTCACCAGAGGTCCCCAGACAGCAGAACAGGACTCAAACCCAAGTCTGAAGGGATCCAAAGCCGTGAACTTAATCTCTACCTATTATTCTCTACTTAATCTCTACCTATTATCTACCTGTTCCCCTCCTTTGGAAATGTCCAGAGGTAAACCCATTTGGTTATCCAGGGAGGGGCCGCAGAAAGGGAGCCAGACAGAGAATAAAACAACACTGTCTTATGAATTGGACCCAGGGTAACAGTACTCCCTGCTTTAGGAAGTACTGAGCTCCTTGCCATTGGGAGTAATCAAGCAGAGGATGGACAGAAATATGCAAAGGGTATCAAAACAAAGCTCCTGCGCTGGGCAGAAGCTGGACTGGcggatttttatggttttctgcCTTCTAAGTTTCTAATGTGTCTTTGGTTGCTCTGCTGTGGATGGGTCATGAAAGCCATCTGTACCAGAGATTGTGAGCCTACCTCAAGGCCAAGGCTGAGATAGCTTTTTCAATGTGCTGTGCAGGAAGTTCTGGGGACCACGAACAAACCACACCAGGGCACAGGAAGGCCAGGCAGGCACTGTGCCACCAGACCCCCATCAAGAGAAAGCAAGCAGGCTTTGATTCCCCTCCCAGATTCAGGGCCAGCTCTGGGGTGAGGCCAGTAGCCAGGAAAAGCTTACTGGGGCACTGTTCCAGGCTTCCGGGATCTGGGTGCTGGGTGGTCAAGGTTGAGTTGTCGCTGTTCCTCGCTTctggaagaaaagacaaaagagggTCTTGGGCAGTAGGAAAATCCATCCCTAGGCATAgcctttgaaatctttttttgtgAATTCACAGTGATACTGCAAAAGTATTATAGAAGTCCCGGTCTAGGTACTTTAAGACTTCATGCAGCAAAGCTAACCCTCTGTTCTGGACTGAGCTGTCCCGTCCAAGTTCATTGAAGTCCTAACCCATGGTAGTGActgcatgtggagaaagggcctttaaagaggttaaatcaatgggcgcctgggtggctcagtgggttaagtcgctgggccttcggctcaggtcatgatcccagggtcctgcgatcgagtcccgaatcgggctctctgctcagcagggagtctgcttccctctctctctgcctgcctctctgcctacttgtgatctctctgtcaaataaataaataaaatctttaaaaaaaaaagaggttaaatCAAGGTTAAATGGAGTCATTTGGGTGGGTCCCCATCCTGTATGACTGGCGTCCTgcgagaagaggaagagacaccaggcTTGCACCTGCAGAGGAGAGACTGGGTGAGGTCACTGTCAGAAGGTGGCTTCGGGAGAAGACAAGCCTGCTGACACCTGGAATCGTCACAGctgtcaaaaaagaaatttctgttgtctaagcCACCGAGTCTGTGCTATGTCGTTATGGCAACAAAGAAATACAGTCCCCTTTGCCTTTCCCTACTGTCATTCGGAGACGGTTTATCTGCATGTCTCATGCATTCGGGGCTTCACAGCTCATGTCCTTCATATCTCACCCTTCAGTGGCCAACGCTTGCTGCAAATAGCTTTCCAAACACTGTTTTAGCTATTTCCCATGCAAAGAGCTACGTGTAGAAATGGTTTCTTTCATCTATATGAGAACGATCACTTAACAAGCTCGAATGTCTTCTCGTAACGGTCTCTAATTCTCTTCAAAAATTTGAatgactaggggcacctgggtggctcagtgggttaaagcctctgccttcagctcaggtcatgaacccagggtcctgggattgagccccgcattgggctctctgctcagcagggagcctgcttcttcctctctctctctctgcctgtctctctgcctacttgtgatctctgtctgtcaaataaataaataaaatctttaaaagaaaaatttgaacgACTGAATGTTGAAATCTGACTTTGATTCTTGACTTCTGATGGTTATGCTGGTATACCTCAGGCAGATGGTTATCAAAAAAATCCAACACTATGCAACCAAGTCCAGAGGTGGCTAGAATTTGCAGCCTCCAGAGTTGCCTCTTGATCAGGAAGTAAAGAGCACAAAGGCAAAAAGAACTTTCGTGGGAATTCTCAAAGTTCTGTCAGACTGTGGGGGTGAGGTGGAGCACGAAAAACCATTGTCTGCTTTCCCTTTCATGACTGAGACTGAGAAGATGGATGATCTAGGTCTGCTCTGTCCAATATGGCAACTTgtagctatttaaatttattaaaatggaatTACAAAATCAACTTCCTAATCATATTAGCCACATGTCAAGCGTTCCGTTACCACATTGGATCACCACATTCCGGAACCCTACCATCCTGGAAACACAGCACAGACATGGAACATTTCTGTAGAGGCCGCTTTTAGACAACAGGCATGAGCTCTGGAAACTTGATCAGGGCAAAAGGGCCCACAGAAACCCCCAGCTGAAAGCAAGCAGGGTCACGAAGCCTCGAAATAGCCACCCACCCTGACCCATTCCAACCAGGCACAGTTCCCTGGAACAGGGAAATTTCTCTCTGTTCCCATGCTCCTTCGCTCTGCCCTGGAACTACAGCCCCTCACCACCACCTCGAGGCAGTCTCTCCCTGGCTGTCCTGCCCACTACCC
This genomic interval carries:
- the TMEM213 gene encoding transmembrane protein 213: MTHSPRCTSAGIVRTDASLSLSLFGMKRLTSAPWAALALGLVFASFHLACLAEARNSDNSTLTTQHPDPGSLEQCPNVDFCPQAARCCHTGVDEYGWIAAAVGWSLWFLTLILLCVDKLMKLTPDEPKDLQA